The following proteins come from a genomic window of Dreissena polymorpha isolate Duluth1 chromosome 1, UMN_Dpol_1.0, whole genome shotgun sequence:
- the LOC127834374 gene encoding uncharacterized protein LOC127834374 — MWQQRACYEHSNVVDVTIQCQFNVSAKNVSDFAMYGNHPYDHTAYPHSDGFSQTAPTGYCNSGSPTFPTGPESFDFANDVNHVTTKRGFDVDYESAMQRFVDYDFRYGLSSANDYVNARNSVSNFGYYSQCMNDSGYASPSSVGDKSFSANSQSPVPSSDGHLNMVNKTVDNFISASGTSVNNASFNHSPSPASDEPTEQMKLAIRERDVLHRLFSLCTADVEGASNVESYYQSQTSIIDIERHNVLSQMACNRKSSQSINAYYNRKLLALLENVEEKLATLESIKAAGRKRCIMANKKSRLLPKQAVKMMESWYSENLENPYPSRESTLSMAEEGGISVEQIRKWFANKRNRTRNSRLKASDAGLDEC; from the coding sequence ATGTGGCAGCAGCGTGCGTGCTACGAGCACTCTAACGTCGTCGACGTCACTATCCAGTGTCAGTTTAACGTCTCTGCTAAGAACGTCTCCGATTTCGCCATGTACGGAAACCATCCGTACGACCACACTGCTTACCCTCATTCCGATGGGTTCTCTCAGACGGCACCCACTGGATACTGTAACAGCGGTTCACCAACATTTCCCACAGGACCGGAAAGTTTCGACTTCGCAAATGACGTCAACCACGTTACCACGAAACGTGGATTTGACGTGGATTATGAAAGTGCGATGCAACGTTTTGTGGACTATGATTTTAGATACGGATTATCTAGTGCTAATGATTATGTGAACGCTCGAAATAGTGTCAGTAATTTCGGATATTACAGTCAGTGCATGAACGATTCGGGTTACGCTAGTCCCTCGTCGGTTGGCGACAAGTCCTTTAGCGCCAACAGCCAGTCACCAGTTCCTTCTTCTGATGGACATTTAAACATGGTGAATAAGACTGTGGACAATTTTATCAGCGCTTCCGGGACAAGTGTCAACAACGCGTCTTTCAACCATTCGCCCTCGCCGGCATCTGATGAACCGACGGAACAGATGAAGCTAGCCATTCGGGAACGCGACGTTCTGCATCGTCTGTTTTCTCTGTGTACGGCGGACGTGGAAGGCGCGAGTAACGTAGAGAGCTACTATCAATCGCAGACGTCCATCATAGACATCGAGCGCCACAACGTGCTCTCCCAGATGGCATGTAACAGGAAGTCGTCCCAATCCATAAACGCATATTACAACAGGAAGTTGCTCGCGCTTCTGGAGAACGTCGAGGAGAAGCTAGCGACGCTTGAATCTATCAAAGCTGCCGGCAGGAAGCGGTGTATCATGGCGAACAAGAAATCTCGTCTGCTTCCGAAACAGGCGGTCAAGATGATGGAGTCTTGGTACAGCGAGAATTTGGAGAATCCATACCCCTCCCGCGAATCCACACTCTCCATGGCGGAAGAAGGTGGTATCAGCGTCGAGCAGATCCGGAAGTGGTTCGCGAACAAAAGGAATCGTACCAGGAACAGTCGCCTGAAGGCAAGTGATGCTGGACTTGATGAGTGTTGA